The Shewanella zhangzhouensis genome has a window encoding:
- a CDS encoding BsuPI-related putative proteinase inhibitor: MKLPLLVLSLLLGAGCAEAVVTPATVDADLRQQQNGFKEHTMDMPLIGALTVEGTDKRGKLMVTLTVTHQGSNVITAHFTSGMGADLWLKDKYNRRVWAWSQEMMFTQALRETQIAPGEVLTHKFAVPQQALSSCQGPCQFEAIFAGTTAGRSPLMAPVSMSVSGLAVPSIPPRS; encoded by the coding sequence ATGAAGCTGCCACTGCTGGTGCTGAGTTTGCTGCTTGGTGCTGGGTGCGCCGAGGCGGTTGTCACGCCGGCGACGGTGGATGCCGACCTGCGTCAACAGCAAAACGGGTTTAAGGAACACACCATGGACATGCCATTGATTGGCGCCCTGACGGTAGAAGGCACAGACAAGCGTGGCAAACTTATGGTTACGCTAACTGTCACTCATCAGGGCAGCAATGTGATTACCGCGCACTTTACCTCGGGCATGGGCGCGGATCTTTGGCTTAAAGACAAGTATAATCGGCGGGTATGGGCCTGGTCACAGGAAATGATGTTTACACAGGCATTGAGAGAAACCCAAATCGCTCCCGGTGAGGTGTTGACGCATAAGTTTGCCGTGCCTCAACAAGCGCTGTCGAGCTGTCAGGGACCCTGTCAGTTTGAGGCCATCTTCGCCGGCACCACGGCGGGTCGAAGCCCGCTGATGGCCCCTGTCAGCATGAGTGTGTCAGGGTTGGCGGTGCCAAGCATTCCTCCTCGCAGCTGA
- a CDS encoding AsmA family protein, whose translation MKLIKWIFAGIAAIAVLVVLYITLIFDPNDFKPMLVDAVKEQTGRELVIEEPLSWQFFPSIGIRLAGVSLSNPEGFKEAHMMAVKEVVAEVKLLPLLSRDVQIDQLRLDGAKLTLVTTKQGKSSLDGLTGNTGSADKPADAKQGPGLNAISIGGINISDTSITLIDEAAGSSQTFTLSSLTLGEFTPGKAAPLAFAFGADLPDMKVKGEGEATLTVSEALNALSLAGLNLEVNAQGDSLPKGAVKVEFAGGADVALEAKTAKLTVDKLSLMDIEGKGAIAANYGKKVPFVDVELAFGAIDVDAILGTEKSETKADTATTAPAQKEPDLSGMKAVDAKLKLDIAVVKVAGLSTADWALRANLAGGVLKVDELKASLYGGKVGASATLDGRKVPAVYSFNKAITGVQILPLLKDAAEVDLLAGTANFDIQGKGAGLLADSIKRNLNANGKFEVADGALYGVNVPQMIRDAQAKLKGDLNAAAGGEEKKTDFSSLTGSLNIAAGKANNPDLLMLSPLLRISGQGGADLMAETLDYKLATKVVGSLEGQGGDTALAGIEIPLAITGSFTEPKFALDTEALLKGQLKGETDKLKDKLKDSLFKKLGGNQ comes from the coding sequence ATGAAATTGATCAAATGGATCTTCGCTGGCATCGCTGCGATTGCCGTCTTAGTGGTGCTGTACATTACTCTCATTTTTGACCCCAATGATTTTAAACCCATGCTGGTGGATGCTGTAAAAGAGCAAACCGGTCGGGAGTTGGTTATCGAAGAGCCGCTGTCATGGCAATTTTTCCCTTCTATCGGCATTCGTTTGGCTGGGGTGAGTCTGTCCAACCCGGAAGGCTTTAAAGAAGCCCATATGATGGCCGTCAAAGAGGTAGTCGCTGAGGTTAAACTTCTGCCACTGCTTAGCCGGGATGTGCAAATCGATCAGTTGCGTCTGGACGGCGCCAAGTTAACCCTGGTCACCACCAAGCAGGGTAAATCAAGCCTCGATGGCCTGACTGGCAACACTGGATCTGCTGATAAGCCGGCAGACGCCAAGCAGGGCCCTGGGCTTAATGCCATCAGCATTGGTGGCATTAACATCAGCGATACCAGCATTACCCTGATTGATGAAGCCGCCGGCAGCAGCCAAACCTTTACGCTGTCGTCATTAACTCTGGGTGAATTTACTCCCGGAAAAGCAGCGCCTCTGGCATTTGCGTTCGGCGCAGATTTGCCCGATATGAAAGTGAAGGGCGAGGGTGAGGCAACGCTGACGGTAAGTGAAGCGTTGAACGCCTTGTCACTTGCCGGATTGAATTTGGAGGTTAATGCTCAAGGCGACTCGCTGCCAAAGGGCGCAGTAAAAGTGGAATTTGCCGGTGGCGCCGATGTGGCTCTGGAAGCCAAAACCGCCAAACTGACAGTGGACAAACTTAGCCTGATGGACATTGAAGGTAAAGGCGCCATTGCAGCCAACTATGGCAAAAAGGTGCCCTTTGTAGACGTTGAGCTGGCTTTTGGCGCCATCGATGTCGATGCCATTCTCGGCACTGAAAAGTCCGAAACCAAGGCAGATACGGCAACAACCGCTCCCGCGCAGAAGGAGCCGGACTTGTCTGGGATGAAGGCCGTTGATGCCAAACTCAAGCTGGACATTGCTGTCGTGAAAGTGGCCGGCCTTTCCACTGCCGATTGGGCACTCAGAGCTAATCTTGCCGGTGGCGTGCTTAAGGTCGATGAGCTCAAAGCATCTTTATACGGTGGCAAGGTCGGTGCCAGCGCCACCCTCGATGGCCGCAAAGTACCGGCAGTCTATAGCTTTAACAAAGCCATCACCGGCGTACAGATATTGCCGCTCCTGAAAGATGCTGCCGAAGTTGATTTGCTTGCAGGTACCGCCAACTTTGACATTCAGGGTAAAGGCGCTGGTTTGCTGGCAGACAGCATTAAGCGCAACCTTAATGCCAATGGAAAGTTTGAAGTGGCCGATGGTGCGCTCTATGGTGTGAACGTGCCACAGATGATCCGTGATGCACAGGCCAAGCTCAAAGGTGATTTAAATGCCGCCGCCGGTGGCGAAGAGAAGAAGACAGACTTCTCCAGTCTCACAGGCTCTTTGAATATTGCTGCAGGTAAAGCCAACAATCCTGATTTGTTGATGCTCTCTCCACTTCTGCGAATTTCAGGGCAGGGCGGCGCAGATCTGATGGCTGAAACCCTCGACTATAAGCTTGCCACCAAGGTCGTTGGCTCACTGGAAGGACAGGGCGGTGATACTGCGCTGGCAGGCATCGAAATTCCGCTTGCTATTACCGGCAGCTTTACTGAACCCAAGTTTGCCCTGGATACCGAGGCCCTGCTCAAAGGCCAACTCAAGGGCGAGACAGATAAGCTCAAAGATAAGCTGAAAGACTCCCTGTTCAAAAAGTTGGGAGGCAATCAATGA
- a CDS encoding putative 4-hydroxy-4-methyl-2-oxoglutarate aldolase: MLDLLPDLFDEFAEHLVLVAAPWRQFGAKRIFYGQVVTVSCFEDNSRVKELLATPGLGRVLVVDGGGSQRKALVGDLIAQSALDNGWAGIVVYGAIRDAGTLATLNIGIQALGTVPIKTERRGLGDTGVTLNLVGVTVNPGDWIYADDNGIAVSREALPIIEQD, from the coding sequence ATGCTCGACCTGTTACCGGATTTGTTTGATGAGTTTGCTGAACATCTCGTCTTGGTGGCGGCGCCCTGGCGCCAGTTTGGTGCAAAACGGATTTTTTACGGGCAGGTGGTCACCGTAAGCTGCTTTGAGGATAACTCCAGGGTGAAGGAGCTGCTGGCAACGCCCGGTCTTGGCAGGGTGCTGGTGGTTGATGGCGGTGGCTCACAGCGCAAAGCCCTGGTCGGCGACCTGATTGCCCAGTCTGCTCTGGACAATGGCTGGGCTGGTATTGTTGTCTACGGAGCCATTAGGGATGCAGGTACTCTCGCCACCTTGAATATAGGCATTCAAGCCTTGGGTACTGTGCCCATTAAAACTGAACGTCGTGGATTGGGAGACACAGGTGTTACACTTAACCTGGTTGGCGTCACCGTTAATCCCGGTGACTGGATATATGCCGACGACAATGGCATTGCCGTGTCCCGTGAGGCCTTGCCCATTATTGAACAGGATTAA
- a CDS encoding ABC transporter substrate-binding protein, with protein sequence MKRLVAALAISIAVVWYLMVSVDQGSANATNSLTIAVSATPLSSPVIVAEKKGLFKKHGLKVQLKLLQGGHRCFDALIKNEVDLATSSESVVMYNAFKRNDFSVITSFVTSDNDVKIIVRKDSGITSLTDISGHSVGMVKGTASEYFFNSALLLNGVENALISARFMAPEELGKALLDKQLDAVALWEPYASELMQLLKSNGHQISTKGLYRLSFNLLSMRGDILSKQETHVRVLRALDDAIASIIASPEEAKQLVSAYLNVPLPEIEDYWADYHFHLGLDKTLQLELLSQAHWAIDSGYVDQSQAPDFRDFIDKSALSQIRDTFRSH encoded by the coding sequence ATGAAGAGACTGGTTGCAGCCTTGGCAATCTCAATCGCTGTAGTGTGGTATTTGATGGTATCCGTAGACCAGGGATCGGCCAATGCCACCAACTCCCTGACTATTGCCGTGTCCGCTACGCCACTGTCGAGTCCCGTTATCGTTGCCGAAAAGAAGGGGTTATTTAAAAAACACGGCCTGAAAGTGCAGTTAAAGCTACTTCAGGGCGGTCACCGATGCTTTGATGCCTTGATTAAAAATGAAGTTGATTTAGCCACAAGCTCTGAATCCGTGGTGATGTATAACGCCTTTAAACGCAATGATTTCAGTGTAATAACTAGCTTTGTTACCTCGGATAACGACGTAAAAATTATCGTACGTAAAGACAGCGGCATAACGTCATTGACGGACATTTCAGGCCACAGTGTGGGTATGGTCAAAGGCACTGCCAGTGAGTATTTTTTCAATTCCGCTTTATTGCTTAATGGCGTGGAGAACGCCCTTATTTCTGCCCGTTTTATGGCGCCGGAAGAGTTAGGCAAGGCACTGCTTGATAAACAGTTGGATGCTGTCGCTCTGTGGGAGCCATACGCCAGCGAGCTGATGCAATTACTTAAAAGTAATGGTCATCAAATCAGTACAAAAGGCCTCTACCGATTGTCTTTTAATTTGTTATCAATGCGGGGCGACATACTGAGTAAGCAGGAGACCCATGTGCGTGTACTCAGGGCACTGGATGATGCCATTGCCAGTATCATCGCCAGTCCGGAGGAAGCCAAACAGCTTGTCAGTGCCTATCTTAATGTGCCTCTGCCGGAGATAGAAGACTACTGGGCTGACTACCACTTTCATCTCGGGTTGGATAAAACGCTCCAATTAGAGCTGTTGTCCCAAGCCCACTGGGCAATAGATTCGGGCTATGTGGACCAGTCTCAAGCACCAGATTTTCGTGATTTTATCGATAAATCTGCACTCAGCCAGATTAGGGATACGTTCCGCTCACATTGA
- a CDS encoding GGDEF domain-containing protein, with protein MTLSKRLKLSVVISGLLLFLLMGVLLYLVGMDVRGYRHSYSYQQAQVTLSRMSGELWQLNRYEDLQALDKARELTQLLDEQIGFLEKDAQYNPLLSHIKKTNQNLKLLMQLYPSDPRENVETAAMLNARFNTLLLTMQDEMGEIRHRLVEEQFYSKQYLLLLIAVVLFLSMSAVILFNLRTMSVFKRGMLSLETGIKDLARGNLETRVCEDSGSEFTELSKHFNWMTQELQQITVSRDKLQDEVNKRTEVLQLQKDKLKYEAEHDSLTRVYSRYAFHRLLEQSLKRLARTNGTGALLFIDIDKFKPINDNYGHSIGDHVLVTVAQRISHTLRESDMVARIGGDEFIVWLEPIEHALQLEVVIKKLLDKLHLDIHFANVHLLIDVSIGAACYPQDGTGIEELINVADRNMYACKRGDRDTKSARQGAENLADKGRV; from the coding sequence ATGACACTTTCCAAACGACTCAAACTCAGCGTGGTGATATCAGGCCTTCTGCTGTTTCTGCTGATGGGTGTTTTGCTCTATCTGGTCGGAATGGATGTGCGTGGTTACCGTCACAGCTATTCCTATCAACAGGCCCAGGTCACCCTGTCCCGGATGTCAGGTGAACTATGGCAGCTCAATCGTTACGAAGATTTACAGGCCTTGGACAAGGCGCGCGAACTGACCCAATTGCTGGATGAGCAAATTGGGTTCCTCGAAAAGGACGCTCAGTACAATCCGCTACTGAGCCACATCAAAAAAACCAATCAAAACCTGAAACTGTTAATGCAGTTGTACCCCTCAGACCCCAGAGAAAATGTAGAAACCGCCGCCATGCTTAACGCGCGGTTCAACACGCTTCTGCTAACCATGCAAGATGAGATGGGGGAAATACGTCATCGTCTGGTAGAAGAGCAGTTTTATTCCAAACAGTATCTGCTGCTATTAATTGCAGTGGTGCTTTTTCTGTCGATGTCAGCGGTCATTCTGTTCAATCTCAGGACCATGTCAGTATTCAAACGGGGAATGCTCTCCCTTGAAACAGGGATAAAAGATCTCGCCAGAGGCAATTTGGAGACGCGTGTATGTGAAGATTCGGGTTCCGAATTTACCGAGTTGTCCAAACACTTTAATTGGATGACACAGGAGTTACAGCAAATTACGGTGAGCAGAGATAAGCTGCAGGATGAAGTCAATAAACGCACCGAAGTACTGCAACTGCAGAAAGACAAATTAAAGTACGAAGCTGAACATGACTCGCTCACCCGGGTGTACAGCCGTTATGCGTTTCATCGATTACTGGAGCAAAGTCTGAAACGCCTTGCCCGCACCAATGGCACAGGCGCGCTGCTGTTTATCGATATTGATAAATTCAAACCCATCAATGACAACTATGGCCACAGTATTGGCGATCATGTACTGGTCACTGTTGCTCAGAGGATCTCCCACACCCTTCGCGAATCGGATATGGTTGCCCGTATTGGAGGAGATGAATTTATTGTGTGGCTCGAACCCATAGAGCACGCTTTGCAACTGGAGGTGGTCATTAAAAAGCTGCTGGATAAACTCCACCTTGACATTCATTTTGCCAATGTCCACCTGCTGATTGATGTCAGTATCGGTGCGGCTTGCTATCCCCAGGATGGTACTGGCATAGAAGAGCTTATCAATGTCGCCGATCGCAACATGTATGCCTGTAAGCGCGGCGACCGTGACACCAAATCAGCTCGACAGGGGGCTGAAAACCTTGCGGATAAAGGCCGTGTTTAA
- the msrQ gene encoding protein-methionine-sulfoxide reductase heme-binding subunit MsrQ, producing MRLTPGRLFWLKCVLHTGFVLPLLWLGWGVAFNQLGGDPVQYIIHFTGKGTLHGLMLTLLITPLAKRLKMGPLMQTRRLLGLWTFSYGVLHLLAFVSLDLLFAWNMLLTEILKRPYLLVGMAGLLILTALAVTSLRSVQRRMGAHWQRLHNWVYLVALLAPIHYLWSVKSEIIEPSLYLLLCLWLLWLRRDKLLNTAFIRKVFSPLSS from the coding sequence ATGCGATTAACCCCGGGACGATTATTTTGGCTCAAGTGTGTGCTGCATACGGGGTTTGTGTTGCCTTTGCTGTGGCTCGGATGGGGCGTTGCCTTTAACCAATTGGGCGGCGATCCGGTGCAGTACATTATTCATTTTACCGGTAAAGGCACGCTGCACGGGCTTATGCTGACACTGCTGATTACACCGCTCGCAAAACGCTTAAAAATGGGGCCGTTAATGCAAACCCGCCGTTTGCTTGGCTTGTGGACGTTTAGCTATGGTGTGTTGCATCTATTGGCCTTTGTCAGCCTGGATTTGCTGTTTGCCTGGAACATGTTGCTGACGGAAATTTTGAAACGCCCGTACCTGTTGGTGGGTATGGCAGGCTTGTTGATTTTAACCGCGCTCGCCGTAACCTCCCTAAGAAGCGTACAAAGGCGCATGGGGGCGCATTGGCAAAGGCTGCACAACTGGGTGTACTTAGTCGCCTTGCTTGCCCCCATACATTACCTCTGGTCGGTAAAATCTGAGATCATTGAGCCCAGCCTGTATTTGCTGCTTTGTCTGTGGCTACTGTGGCTGCGGCGTGACAAGTTGTTAAACACGGCCTTTATCCGCAAGGTTTTCAGCCCCCTGTCGAGCTGA
- the msrP gene encoding protein-methionine-sulfoxide reductase catalytic subunit MsrP, producing the protein MKRRRVTRPSWQLSEAEVTPEPLFRDRRAIVKALGLGAIGASLPGAVHGSIFDVFSKSPKPVFIQAPLSASKPAAFQDLSEPLTPENKVISHNNFYEFGTAKTDPVENAQAFQVNPWRLLVEGLVDTPLQLDYDDLLHSFALEERIYRLRCVEAWSMVVPWIGFPLAALLKKAGVKAGATHVAFETLYDPAQMPGQKNAYVGGGIHYPYVEGLTLAEAMNELSLLSVGLYGKTLPPQNGAPVRLVVPWKYGFKSIKSIVKIRVMNKQPPTSWNQLASHEYGFYANVNPNVDHPRWSQASERRIGPGGLFSAERIATRLFNGYEEQVAHLYKDLDLKRYF; encoded by the coding sequence GTGAAACGACGCAGAGTGACACGCCCATCGTGGCAACTGTCTGAGGCTGAGGTCACGCCGGAGCCTTTGTTCCGGGACCGCCGTGCCATCGTAAAAGCGTTGGGATTGGGTGCCATTGGCGCGAGCCTTCCCGGTGCTGTGCATGGCAGTATATTTGATGTGTTTTCAAAATCGCCCAAGCCTGTTTTTATTCAAGCGCCCCTCTCAGCAAGCAAGCCTGCGGCGTTTCAGGATTTATCTGAGCCCCTCACGCCGGAAAACAAGGTCATAAGTCACAACAACTTTTATGAGTTTGGTACCGCCAAGACTGACCCGGTCGAAAATGCTCAGGCATTTCAGGTCAATCCCTGGCGTTTGTTGGTAGAGGGCTTGGTGGATACGCCATTGCAGCTTGATTATGACGATCTGCTGCACAGTTTTGCCCTCGAGGAACGTATCTATCGACTGCGCTGCGTTGAAGCCTGGTCAATGGTGGTGCCCTGGATTGGTTTTCCACTGGCGGCGCTGTTAAAGAAGGCCGGTGTAAAAGCCGGTGCAACCCATGTTGCCTTTGAAACCCTGTACGATCCGGCGCAAATGCCGGGACAAAAAAATGCCTATGTGGGCGGTGGCATTCATTATCCTTATGTGGAAGGGCTGACACTGGCTGAAGCCATGAATGAGTTATCTCTTTTGAGTGTCGGGCTCTATGGTAAAACCCTGCCGCCCCAAAACGGGGCCCCGGTGCGTTTGGTGGTGCCTTGGAAATATGGCTTTAAGAGTATCAAGTCAATTGTGAAAATCCGGGTGATGAACAAGCAGCCACCCACAAGCTGGAATCAACTCGCATCCCACGAATATGGGTTCTACGCCAACGTGAATCCCAACGTGGATCACCCCAGGTGGTCTCAGGCTTCTGAGCGCAGAATAGGACCAGGCGGGCTTTTTTCTGCCGAGCGTATTGCGACACGCCTGTTCAACGGATACGAAGAACAGGTAGCGCATCTTTATAAAGACCTGGATTTGAAAAGGTACTTTTAA
- the rmuC gene encoding DNA recombination protein RmuC, producing MTPLDLFSLPQWIAISALCFLFLMIGALINQILTRKRWESLDALRIEQHQAAITTLESQLDEHKNQLDDKEDRLSFFQTRIEEVSQRYGEAKAEAQRLPELEQKLADTHRQLMEARLETAKAIAMQQSISAKFDAERQAFEEKLALLESAEARLKLQFENLANKIFEQRAEQLKGQNLLQLDAVIGPLKQQIDGFRKQVNESYSIEQAERSSLKHQLEQLASLNVKMSQDAINLTNALKGDNKQQGNWGEVILERVLSESGLREGHEYHTQQELKAENGQKFKPDVIVHLPGEKDVVIDAKMSLTAYERYFNASDDADKAQALKEHVLSVRSHIKLLSQKDYQHLHGLKTLDYVLMFIPVEPAFLLALEQEPGLVGYALEHNIMLASPTNLLVALRTIHNIWRYEYQNQHAQHIARAAGKIYDKLCIYVDEMDKLGRALDTAQKSYQSAMGKLATGRGNLIRQAHQMRQLGIESSKQLDKQLLDNALDDSMEAGENQDAVADALAGNGSTPVPHLTNQRQ from the coding sequence ATGACTCCGCTTGACCTTTTTTCTCTTCCCCAATGGATAGCCATCTCCGCCCTTTGTTTTCTTTTTCTGATGATCGGGGCGCTCATTAATCAGATCCTTACCCGTAAACGTTGGGAAAGCCTGGATGCACTGCGCATCGAGCAGCATCAAGCCGCCATCACCACCCTGGAATCACAACTGGATGAACACAAAAATCAGCTCGACGACAAAGAAGACCGACTGAGCTTTTTTCAAACCCGCATTGAAGAAGTCAGCCAACGTTACGGTGAAGCCAAGGCCGAGGCTCAGCGGTTACCCGAACTTGAGCAAAAGCTGGCCGACACCCATCGCCAGCTGATGGAAGCCCGGCTGGAAACCGCCAAGGCTATCGCCATGCAACAGAGCATCAGCGCCAAGTTTGACGCAGAAAGGCAGGCGTTCGAAGAAAAGCTGGCCCTGCTGGAATCGGCTGAAGCCCGGTTAAAGTTGCAGTTTGAAAATCTAGCCAACAAAATTTTTGAACAAAGAGCTGAACAGCTAAAAGGGCAGAATTTATTGCAGCTCGATGCGGTTATTGGCCCTCTCAAACAACAAATTGACGGTTTCAGAAAACAGGTCAATGAATCCTATTCAATAGAACAGGCCGAACGCAGCAGCCTCAAGCATCAGCTCGAACAACTTGCATCCCTTAATGTGAAGATGAGCCAGGACGCCATCAACCTGACCAACGCCCTCAAAGGTGACAATAAACAACAGGGCAACTGGGGCGAGGTGATACTGGAGCGGGTACTCAGCGAAAGCGGCCTGCGTGAAGGTCACGAGTACCACACACAGCAAGAGCTGAAGGCCGAGAACGGACAAAAATTTAAACCCGACGTTATCGTCCACCTGCCGGGCGAAAAAGACGTGGTGATAGACGCCAAAATGTCGCTCACCGCCTATGAACGCTATTTTAACGCCAGCGACGATGCCGATAAGGCCCAGGCTCTCAAGGAGCATGTGCTGTCGGTCAGAAGCCATATCAAGCTGCTGTCGCAAAAAGATTATCAACACCTCCACGGCCTTAAAACCCTGGACTATGTGCTGATGTTTATTCCCGTGGAGCCTGCCTTTTTATTGGCGCTTGAGCAGGAGCCGGGGCTGGTGGGCTATGCCCTTGAACACAATATTATGCTTGCCAGCCCAACCAATTTACTGGTCGCCCTGCGCACAATTCATAATATCTGGCGATACGAATATCAGAATCAGCATGCACAGCACATCGCCAGGGCCGCAGGCAAAATCTACGATAAACTCTGTATTTATGTGGACGAAATGGACAAGTTAGGTCGCGCTCTGGACACCGCACAAAAGAGTTATCAGTCTGCCATGGGTAAGCTTGCCACCGGCAGAGGTAATCTTATCCGTCAAGCCCATCAAATGCGCCAGCTTGGCATTGAAAGCAGTAAACAACTGGACAAGCAATTGCTGGATAATGCGCTTGACGACAGCATGGAAGCGGGTGAGAACCAAGATGCTGTAGCAGACGCCCTGGCTGGCAATGGTTCAACGCCAGTGCCACATTTGACTAACCAGAGACAGTAA
- a CDS encoding transglycosylase SLT domain-containing protein, with translation MLKQFYGICLTSLMFISPLVSADIKDDRQQFLKAEKALREGNKAQYAKLRKSLDDYPLALYLDFDAQIDSLVMLPGSKAKTAIQAFQNTPLYSNARYRYLLTAARGARWEDFLTISPDTPKDTVLQCHYYHALLARGEKSRAYEGARRLWLNGSSMPDACDPLFIKWAKAGHRSQELIWSRMFLAFEAREASLLSYLAQKVTNYPKEAQKLLALYKDPRNLRHMDRYKAKAPVMAEMVELGLKALARKDLKEAVSLLGKYEKSGRFTKVQAQSLHAFMVRRVLLRQEESLLSYADKHVPPLASDDLTELRLRWAIRDGDENAIKRFLPLLSSETAAKERWQYWRLRYENSADLSDTLSALLAADRSFYGFHAAQSKGMSPALNEVKASDVISAADANLIPGTEPALARVKELLALERPRQARVEWLGMLGREDAEGKAKYGNWAVENGLYALAVDASIQGKFWDDLGMRFPPAEEQSFARAAKHHKLNAEELRAIARRESAFNPIAQSAVGARGLMQLMPATAKQTAKKQGIKYSGEASLYEPALNIQLGSAYYASLLERYNNNRVLATAAYNAGPSRVNAWLARSEGKLDVMSFIESIPFTETREYVQAVFSYRLIYEHRKGNPTPLFSEAEMKFKY, from the coding sequence ATGCTGAAGCAGTTTTACGGCATTTGTCTCACATCGCTCATGTTCATCAGCCCGCTGGTGTCTGCCGATATCAAGGATGATCGGCAACAGTTTCTCAAGGCGGAAAAAGCCTTGCGGGAAGGTAATAAGGCCCAATATGCCAAGTTGAGAAAAAGCCTGGATGATTACCCCCTGGCCCTTTATCTCGACTTTGATGCCCAAATCGACAGTCTGGTGATGCTGCCGGGCAGTAAGGCCAAGACCGCTATTCAGGCGTTTCAGAATACGCCACTTTATAGCAACGCCCGCTACCGTTACCTGCTCACTGCCGCCAGGGGCGCTCGCTGGGAAGATTTTCTGACCATCAGCCCGGACACGCCAAAAGATACTGTGCTCCAATGCCACTACTATCATGCGTTACTGGCCCGGGGTGAAAAATCCCGCGCCTATGAAGGAGCCCGACGCTTGTGGCTAAACGGCAGCTCAATGCCGGATGCCTGCGATCCCTTGTTTATTAAATGGGCCAAAGCCGGGCATCGCAGCCAGGAGCTCATCTGGAGTCGTATGTTCCTCGCCTTTGAAGCCCGGGAAGCGTCACTCCTGAGCTATCTGGCCCAAAAGGTCACCAATTACCCCAAAGAAGCCCAAAAGTTGCTTGCCCTGTATAAGGATCCCCGAAACCTCAGGCACATGGACAGATACAAGGCCAAAGCGCCTGTGATGGCCGAAATGGTCGAGTTGGGACTCAAGGCGCTGGCACGCAAAGATTTGAAAGAAGCCGTGTCACTGCTGGGTAAATACGAAAAATCAGGCCGTTTCACCAAGGTTCAGGCCCAAAGCCTGCACGCCTTTATGGTTCGCCGCGTGTTACTCAGACAAGAAGAGTCACTGCTGAGCTATGCCGACAAACATGTGCCGCCCCTTGCATCGGACGACCTGACTGAGCTCAGGCTGCGCTGGGCAATACGGGATGGTGACGAAAATGCCATCAAGCGTTTTCTGCCGCTGCTGAGCAGTGAAACCGCGGCCAAGGAGCGCTGGCAATATTGGCGCCTCAGGTACGAAAATAGCGCGGACTTGAGTGACACCCTCTCGGCGCTGCTTGCAGCCGACAGAAGCTTCTACGGATTTCATGCTGCCCAATCCAAAGGCATGTCCCCTGCGCTCAATGAGGTTAAAGCGAGCGATGTAATCTCTGCCGCCGATGCCAATCTCATACCGGGAACAGAGCCCGCTCTGGCCAGGGTAAAAGAGCTCCTGGCCTTGGAGCGGCCACGTCAGGCCCGTGTTGAATGGCTCGGAATGCTTGGCCGGGAAGATGCCGAAGGCAAGGCGAAATATGGCAACTGGGCGGTAGAAAATGGGCTGTACGCCCTCGCCGTTGATGCGTCTATTCAAGGCAAGTTCTGGGACGATTTGGGTATGCGCTTCCCACCCGCCGAAGAGCAGAGTTTTGCCAGGGCCGCTAAACACCATAAGCTCAACGCTGAAGAACTGAGAGCCATCGCCCGCCGTGAAAGCGCGTTTAACCCCATAGCGCAATCCGCTGTGGGTGCGCGGGGGTTAATGCAGTTGATGCCGGCCACGGCCAAACAAACCGCCAAAAAACAAGGCATAAAGTACAGCGGTGAGGCGTCGCTGTACGAACCGGCGTTGAATATTCAGCTGGGCAGCGCCTATTACGCAAGCTTACTCGAGCGTTACAACAATAATCGGGTGCTGGCAACGGCGGCTTATAACGCCGGCCCCTCGAGGGTCAATGCCTGGCTTGCTCGCAGCGAGGGTAAACTGGATGTGATGTCCTTCATCGAATCCATCCCATTCACCGAGACCCGTGAATACGTGCAGGCCGTGTTCAGTTATCGGCTGATTTACGAGCATCGCAAAGGAAATCCCACCCCACTTTTCAGCGAGGCTGAAATGAAGTTCAAATACTGA